A region from the Pristiophorus japonicus isolate sPriJap1 chromosome 14, sPriJap1.hap1, whole genome shotgun sequence genome encodes:
- the akip1 gene encoding A-kinase-interacting protein 1 isoform X2, which produces MNGAQCSGGYVIMEHGSCQLQSALRRSSELGREVLERAQKRRVHWSVDDLCGRAKETGQKDEDEAECTDLNEAFAAVLQCMAHTTRQCKHYYQSVPLCERDELEENHIRRYHMNLKYHMGSLTTKAPIKCNDKVHIQVAPGSYAVTAKSRISDQEPTHVIHLGPDQTIDLAFTV; this is translated from the exons ATGAATGGAGCACAGTGTAGCGGA GGTTACGTTATCATGGAACATGGCAGCTGCCAGCTTCAAAGTGCTTTGAGGCGCTCATCAGAGCTTGGGCGCGAAGTTCTGGAACGTGCTCAGAAGAGGAGAGTACATTGGTCGGTGGATGATCTATGTGGTAGAGCGAAGGAAACAGGGCAAAAAGATGAG GATGAAGCAGAATGCACTGACCTCAATGAAGCCTTTGCTGCAGTTCTGCAATGTATGGCTCACACCACCAGACAGTGTAAG CACTACTACCAGAGTGTGCCTTTGTGTGAAAGGGACGAATTGGAAGAAAACCATATTCGACGATACCACATGAATCTGAAATATCACATGGGTTCATTAACCACCAAAGCTCCT ATTAAATGCAATGACAAGGTTCATATTCAAGTGGCCCCAGGTTCTTATGCAGTGACGGCAAAATCAAGAATATCTGATCAAGAGCCGACTCATGTGATACATTTGGGACCAGACCAGACCATCGATCTTGCCTTTACTGTCTGA
- the akip1 gene encoding A-kinase-interacting protein 1 isoform X1, which yields MNGAQCSGVRGSLLCCVSIVDAASPGVCALFEGYVIMEHGSCQLQSALRRSSELGREVLERAQKRRVHWSVDDLCGRAKETGQKDEDEAECTDLNEAFAAVLQCMAHTTRQCKHYYQSVPLCERDELEENHIRRYHMNLKYHMGSLTTKAPIKCNDKVHIQVAPGSYAVTAKSRISDQEPTHVIHLGPDQTIDLAFTV from the exons ATGAATGGAGCACAGTGTAGCGGAGTAAGAGGGTCGTTACTTTGTTGCGTATCTATTGTCGACGCTGCTTCCCCGGGCGTGTGCGCGCTGTTTGAG GGTTACGTTATCATGGAACATGGCAGCTGCCAGCTTCAAAGTGCTTTGAGGCGCTCATCAGAGCTTGGGCGCGAAGTTCTGGAACGTGCTCAGAAGAGGAGAGTACATTGGTCGGTGGATGATCTATGTGGTAGAGCGAAGGAAACAGGGCAAAAAGATGAG GATGAAGCAGAATGCACTGACCTCAATGAAGCCTTTGCTGCAGTTCTGCAATGTATGGCTCACACCACCAGACAGTGTAAG CACTACTACCAGAGTGTGCCTTTGTGTGAAAGGGACGAATTGGAAGAAAACCATATTCGACGATACCACATGAATCTGAAATATCACATGGGTTCATTAACCACCAAAGCTCCT ATTAAATGCAATGACAAGGTTCATATTCAAGTGGCCCCAGGTTCTTATGCAGTGACGGCAAAATCAAGAATATCTGATCAAGAGCCGACTCATGTGATACATTTGGGACCAGACCAGACCATCGATCTTGCCTTTACTGTCTGA
- the akip1 gene encoding A-kinase-interacting protein 1 isoform X3, with amino-acid sequence MNGAQCSGVRGSLLCCVSIVDAASPGVCALFEGYVIMEHGSCQLQSALRRSSELGREVLERAQKRRVHWSVDDLCGRAKETGQKDEDEAECTDLNEAFAAVLQCMAHTTRQCKIKCNDKVHIQVAPGSYAVTAKSRISDQEPTHVIHLGPDQTIDLAFTV; translated from the exons ATGAATGGAGCACAGTGTAGCGGAGTAAGAGGGTCGTTACTTTGTTGCGTATCTATTGTCGACGCTGCTTCCCCGGGCGTGTGCGCGCTGTTTGAG GGTTACGTTATCATGGAACATGGCAGCTGCCAGCTTCAAAGTGCTTTGAGGCGCTCATCAGAGCTTGGGCGCGAAGTTCTGGAACGTGCTCAGAAGAGGAGAGTACATTGGTCGGTGGATGATCTATGTGGTAGAGCGAAGGAAACAGGGCAAAAAGATGAG GATGAAGCAGAATGCACTGACCTCAATGAAGCCTTTGCTGCAGTTCTGCAATGTATGGCTCACACCACCAGACAGTGTAAG ATTAAATGCAATGACAAGGTTCATATTCAAGTGGCCCCAGGTTCTTATGCAGTGACGGCAAAATCAAGAATATCTGATCAAGAGCCGACTCATGTGATACATTTGGGACCAGACCAGACCATCGATCTTGCCTTTACTGTCTGA